One region of Acidobacteriota bacterium genomic DNA includes:
- a CDS encoding DUF3536 domain-containing protein produces the protein MENYICIHAHFYQPPRENPWLEAIERQESAAPWHDWNERITAECYLPNGIARILDAQGRIDRVLNNYSRISFNFGPTLLGWLETNDPWTYRRILAADRESAERFSGHGSALAQAYNHAILPLCNRRDKRTQIFWGIRDFTRRFGRQPEGMWLPETAVDLETLDIMAELGLKFAILAPHQARRVRRRDERSWHNVDIHLMQDPRDVDTHALKDTRNVDTHRRDIRNVDTHRPDTRDVDTHREDNHPVDPCRAYEILLPSGRTLALFFYNGPISLAVGFQHLLNDGNAFVNRLMDGFARPDKRPRLVHLAVDGETFGHHHRFGEMALAYALNSIETDRKARLTNYGEFLEKHPPTYRVDIQEGSSWSCAHGIGRWKEHCGCHTGAHPGWQQLWRTPLREALDWLRDRLAALFAAQAPGLLRDPWAARDDYIDVVLHRSPETLERFFGKHQAHALGPEERVRALKLLEMQRHALLMYTSCGWFFDDLAGIETLQILQYAGRAVELGEELSGAGEIEALFLAILEKAKSNRPEMGSGSDLYRKFVRPAMMDHARAAALYAVRSLIGEDEERDLYAYTIESRDSHTAFVGGSRLAAGRCRVTSKSTLEAAEAEYAAVLTGDPDVRGGIRLLPEGEPAPDGLEEIVHAFEGEDLSRALELVLARFGPGVFSLESLIPDERRRMADALLESSGLGSLLGDAWEEAAPLYRLMSGPGMEPPETLHLLTAAALRARLERALDVDEPRPEAAETIIRLMQDVESWNIELDRSSLERRLRSAIERAARAAMEKEGDVEALKRTLSTVGLAAAVDLQVNLYGTQNIFFEMRESSYPGMKAASDRGDEAAAAWLAAFVELGEALSINPPDP, from the coding sequence ATGGAAAATTATATCTGTATTCACGCACATTTCTACCAGCCGCCAAGGGAAAATCCATGGCTCGAGGCGATCGAGCGGCAGGAATCGGCCGCTCCCTGGCACGACTGGAACGAGCGGATCACGGCCGAATGTTACCTGCCCAACGGCATCGCCCGGATTCTGGACGCCCAGGGGCGCATCGACCGGGTGCTGAACAATTACAGCCGCATCAGCTTTAACTTCGGCCCCACCCTCCTCGGGTGGCTCGAAACCAACGACCCGTGGACCTACCGCCGGATCCTCGCCGCCGACCGCGAGAGCGCCGAACGGTTCTCGGGCCATGGCTCGGCTCTGGCCCAAGCCTACAACCACGCCATCCTCCCCCTGTGCAACCGACGCGACAAACGGACCCAGATATTTTGGGGGATCCGGGACTTCACCCGCCGCTTCGGCCGGCAACCGGAGGGAATGTGGCTCCCGGAAACGGCCGTCGACCTGGAAACGCTCGACATCATGGCCGAACTGGGGCTGAAATTCGCCATCCTGGCGCCCCATCAGGCCCGGAGGGTGCGCCGCCGTGACGAGCGCTCCTGGCATAATGTGGACATCCATTTGATGCAGGACCCCCGGGATGTGGACACCCACGCGCTCAAGGACACCCGAAACGTGGACACCCACCGCCGGGACATCCGAAATGTGGACACCCACCGCCCCGATACCCGGGATGTGGACACCCATCGCGAAGACAACCACCCGGTGGACCCCTGCCGCGCTTATGAAATCCTCCTCCCGAGCGGCCGTACCCTGGCCCTGTTTTTCTACAACGGCCCGATCTCCCTCGCCGTGGGCTTTCAGCACCTTCTCAATGACGGCAACGCATTTGTCAACAGACTTATGGACGGTTTTGCCCGACCGGACAAAAGACCCCGGCTGGTACACCTGGCCGTTGACGGGGAAACCTTCGGACACCATCACCGATTCGGGGAGATGGCCCTGGCCTACGCCCTGAACAGTATAGAGACAGACCGGAAGGCGCGCCTGACCAACTACGGGGAATTCCTGGAAAAACACCCCCCGACGTACCGCGTCGACATCCAGGAAGGTAGTTCCTGGAGTTGCGCGCACGGAATCGGACGCTGGAAGGAACACTGCGGGTGCCATACCGGCGCCCACCCCGGCTGGCAGCAGCTTTGGCGCACGCCCCTGCGGGAAGCCCTCGACTGGCTGCGCGACAGGTTGGCCGCCCTCTTTGCCGCCCAGGCCCCCGGCCTGCTCCGTGACCCCTGGGCCGCCCGAGACGACTATATTGATGTTGTTCTGCATCGCTCGCCAGAAACGCTCGAGCGCTTCTTCGGGAAGCATCAAGCGCACGCACTCGGCCCCGAGGAGAGGGTGCGGGCGCTGAAGCTTCTTGAAATGCAGCGGCATGCCCTGCTCATGTACACCAGCTGCGGCTGGTTTTTCGACGACCTGGCGGGGATCGAAACCCTTCAGATCCTGCAATATGCCGGCCGGGCGGTGGAGCTTGGGGAAGAACTCTCCGGGGCGGGGGAAATTGAGGCGCTCTTTCTCGCGATCCTCGAAAAGGCAAAAAGCAACCGGCCCGAGATGGGGAGCGGCAGCGACCTGTACCGAAAATTCGTCCGACCGGCAATGATGGATCACGCCCGGGCCGCGGCCCTTTACGCCGTCCGGTCGCTGATCGGGGAAGACGAGGAACGGGACCTCTACGCCTATACCATAGAGTCCCGGGACTCCCACACGGCCTTTGTCGGGGGCAGCCGATTGGCGGCCGGGCGCTGCCGCGTCACTTCAAAAAGCACCCTCGAAGCGGCCGAGGCGGAGTACGCCGCCGTCCTGACCGGGGATCCGGACGTCAGGGGAGGGATCCGGCTCCTGCCAGAGGGGGAGCCCGCACCGGACGGGCTCGAGGAGATCGTCCATGCGTTCGAAGGGGAAGATCTCTCCCGGGCGCTCGAACTCGTGCTCGCGCGTTTCGGCCCTGGGGTCTTCTCGCTCGAATCGCTGATCCCGGACGAGCGGCGCCGGATGGCGGACGCGCTGCTGGAATCCTCGGGGCTGGGCAGCCTCCTGGGCGATGCCTGGGAGGAAGCGGCGCCACTGTACCGCCTGATGTCCGGCCCGGGCATGGAGCCTCCGGAGACGCTGCACCTCCTCACTGCCGCAGCACTCCGGGCCCGGCTCGAACGGGCGCTCGACGTCGATGAACCGCGGCCGGAAGCGGCGGAGACGATCATCCGCCTCATGCAGGATGTCGAGTCCTGGAATATCGAACTGGACCGATCCAGTCTCGAGCGCCGGCTGCGCTCGGCAATCGAGCGGGCGGCGCGGGCGGCCATGGAAAAAGAAGGGGACGTCGAAGCTCTGAAGCGGACCCTGTCCACCGTCGGCCTGGCAGCGGCGGTCGACCTGCAGGTCAATCTCTACGGGACACAGAATATCTTTTTTGAAATGAGAGAAAGCTCGTACCCCGGAATGAAAGCCGCGTCGGATAGGGGGGACGAAGCGGCCGCTGCCTGGCTGGCCGCTTTCGTGGAACTGGGGGAGGCTCTTTCGATAAATCCGCCCGATCCCTGA